GGCCCCCCGGCGTCCAGGCTGAACAGATCGATAAGGGTCCCGACCAGAGGTTTCAGGCGATCCGCCGTGGTCTGGATGGGCACGCCCGCCGGGGTGTGCAGATGGATATACTCATCATCGGGAATGGTACCCAGACCGCCTGGATTCAGCCAGCGCGAATCACGGGCGAAGAGGGTGCCGAGCAGGGGGGCAGCGCCAGCCGCTTGCCGTCCACCACGATGCCGACATCGAGGCCCAGCCACCCTTCCTCGGCACCATCCACCTGTACATCCCATTCATCCACCTGCAGGAAGTAGTGACGGAAGCCATCGGGCCAGCGCACCTCCCAACCCTGCTCGCGGAGGGTCTCGACGCCCGTTGACATGAACCCGTTCCAGTCGGCTTCGCTGTCCAGCCCGTAGATGAGATGAGGCAGCGGCGACAGACTGTGGAAAAGGCCGGCACTGGCCGCTTTCAGGCCTGTTTTTCCGAGTGCCTGCAGTGCCTGTTTTTCGGCTGTCCTGTCGCGTTTTATCCGAACCATCTCACCATTGTCGAGGGTCTGGATGGCACTGTCGTCATCCACGGCAACGCGTGCGGGACCATACACCAATGTGGGCTGCGCATAATCAAAGCGGCAGGTAGGACTCCATTGGCCGGGATAGTTGCGGTGCGCCTGAATACCGAGGAGGGCCAGAGTGTCGCACCAAAGCAGCGCTTGCAGAGGCGCTTCGATCTCCCGTAAGCCCTGTCCGGGGTCGGCCACGGGCGCGGGGAGACCAGGCACCGCTTGCTCCAGCATCTCGCGCAAAAGAATGGCTTCTTGCGCATTGAGGGGCGGGGCTTGCAGCAGATCGCGCAGGACCGTGGTCGGCAGGTCCGTCTCGATCGGGCCGATGTCCCCCGTTTCCCCATCCAGGTACCAGGTCGCATCCAGGTGCAGGAAGCTGGTAGCGGGCGGGGTGGTTTCCAGTGTCGGATATTGTTCCCCGCCCCTGCTGATCTTCCAGACCAGCATGCCAGGCCGGTTATCACCGAGTCGCAGGGACGGATTGGCTGGCGAATTGGCGAAGAGGCGTCCGGTACCGGCGAGTATGGCGAGAGCTGCGGCACCGTGGCGGGGGCCGAGATCGAATTCGCCGGTCTGGCTGGCATAGGGGTCTTCCAACAGCAGACGGCGCAGGGCACGCTGGTCCGCCTCGTCGATGAAGCTCGGCGGGCGGCGCAGGGCGCCTTCGAAATTGTACCAGGGGGTGAGACCGGTACATTCTCCGTTTTTGTTCAGGCGGGCCTTACGACAACTGAGAACTGGACCGTGATGATGTCGGCTGTTCAGTTCCAGCAGCCAGTACAGGGTATGAGTGGTAGTCGGCGGCTTGGGTTTGGGCGGATCCAGATGCGAGCGCAGCTCGCTCAGCCATTGCATCACATGCGGACGCAAAGCCGGGGCCGGCGTCGGCGCCGTGTGGCTACGACCGGCCAGCAGCGCGAGGAGCACCGCGGTGACGTGTTTGCAGCGACTGCCTACCGGGCAGGTACACAGGGTTACCAGATGCCCTTGGCTGAGGTGGATGTCTACCCGGTATGGCGTACGTGCCGTGCCCTGCACCAGGGCACTGAGGTCGGTGCTGCCACGCTGCTCCAGATGGCTGATGGACTTCTGGTAAGGTTGGGCTTTGCGAATCTCCAGATCCCCCACCCATCTGCGGATATCTTCGTAACCGTACGTCCCCAGCGTGGGCATCGCACTGGCATCGCGGTGCCAGTTCATCCAGTCATTATTGGTAGGCATGGGTGTGCTCGGTGTTTTGATGATATCGGGAAATGCACCGGGGCGATGCCGCCGTGCAAACCGCCTATGGTACACAGTCGGGGGGTAGGAGGGGAAGCGGTTCGGGGTGGTCTACCGGTATCCTCGCCAGCGCCTTGCCGTTATCATGAGCGGAACGGCACACATGGAGAGGGCAGAAGATGGTGGCTTTTGGCACGAGTGGGTTGCGGGGTCTGGTGGTGGATCTGTCGGATAAGGTCGTTTATGTGCATACCCAGGCCTTTCTGCGCTATCTTGCGGAAATCGGCGAGTTTCACGCCGGGGATGCGGTGATACTGGGCGGCGACCTGCGACCCAGCACGCCGCGGATGCTGGCCGCGGCCTGGGCCGCGGTCCTCGCGGGGGGCGGGCAGCCCCGTTTCGCCGGATACCTTCCCTCGCCGGCGTTGGCGTTTGCGGGATTGGCGGTGGGAGTACCATCCCTGATGGTCACTGGCAGTCATATTCCGTTTGATCGCAATGGCATCAAATTCAACCGCCCCCATGGGGAATTGATGAAGGCCGATGAGGCCGGGATCCTGCGTCAGGATATGACGGTGGATACGGCCCTTTTCGACGCCGCGGACGCGCTGCGCAAGCCAGCCGTTTTGCCCGCCGCCGACCCGCACTGGCTGGCGCTCTATCAGCAGCGTTACCTGGACTTTTTCGGCACGGACAGTCTTGCCGGATGGCGACTGGGCGTCTACCAGCACTCCGGCGTCGCCCGTGACCTGCTGGTGACACTGCTGGAGTCGCTGGGTGCGGAGGTGCTGCCCCTGGGCCGCTCCGCGGATTTTGTGGCCCTGGATACCGAGGCCCTGCGCCCCGAAGACACGGTTCTGGCGCAGCGCGCAGTGGCTGAGTACCATCTCGATGCGCTCCTGACCACGGACGGCGACGCCGACCGTCCCATGATTGCTGATCATGAGGGCCGCTGGTGGCGTGGCGACGTGCTGGGGATACTAACTGCCCATGCCTTGGGCGCCCATACGGTAGTCACGCCGGTAAGTAGCAACACGGCGCTGGAGTTGTCCGGCTTTTTTCCGGAAATCCTGCGCACCAGGATCGGTTCCCCTTATGTCATCGAGGCGATGCAGGCCGCGTTGCAGGAGGGATTGATGCCCGTCTGCGGGTATGAGGCCAACGGCGGTTTTCTGCTGGGCAGCCCGCTTACCCGTGATGGCCGCACCCTGGCGCCCCTTCCCACCCGCGACGCCATCCTGCCCATGCTGACGGTGCTTGCGGCGGCGCAGGATCGTGGCGTCCCCCTGGCAGCCTTGCTGGCCGATCTGCCACCCCGTCATACCGCCAGTGACCGTTTGCAGAACTTTCCATCGGCGCTGAGCCGGCGCCACCTGGATACTTTTCGCGGTGACGACAAGGCGGCCAATCTCGTGGCCTTCAATACGGCCTTTGGAGAAATTGCGGGTGCCGCGCAGCACATGGATCTGACGGACGGCATCCGGGTGACCCTCGCGCCGGGCGGCATCATTCATCTGCGACCTTCCGGCAATGCGCCGGAACTGCGCTGCTATACGGAGGCCGATAGCCCGGAGCAAGCCGAGACCATGCTGCGGAAGGCCTTAGAGGTCATGAATGGCTGGCGGGCCTGAGCGGCGGATGCGGCGCATCTTTTTTCCGCGCATCTGGTGGGTGTACATCGGCACCGGGCTGCTTATTGCGGATCTGCTGCTGATGGTGCTGCGCTATCTGGGCGTGGTGTTCAAAACCAACGCCGTGGCGGAAATGGCGGTCCACCACGGCACCGATGCCCAGGCGCAAAGTCTGCTGCGTCTGGCAGACGTGCTGAATGCGGTTCACTGGAAATGGATCGGCGAAATTTTTCTGGTCGGAATTGTTTTGCTGCTTATCGGTATATGGAAACCCTTTTACCGGAAAAAATAAACCCGCCGATCTTCACCCCATGCCCTGGCTGCGCAGATAATCCTCATAGGTGCCCTTGAAGTCCTGAATGCCCCGCGGAGTGAATTCGATGATGCGGGTGGCCAGGGAAGACACAAACTCTCGGTCATGGCTGACAAAAAGTAAGGTTCCGTCGTATTTCTCCAGGGCCGAATTGAGAGACTCGATGGATTCCATATCCAGGTGGTTGGTCGGCTCATCGAGAATCAGCACATTGGGTTTCTGCAGGGTGAGTTTGCCGAAGAGCATTCGCCCCTTTTCGCCACCGGAGAGCACCTTGACCGAACGATTGACCTGGTCCTGCCCGAAGAGTAGGCGGCCCAGCACGCCGCGGATCACCTGGTCATCATCGCGCTCACCGCGCCACTGGCACATCCAGTCGAAAAGCGTCATATCCTCCGCAAATTCGGGGCATAATCCTGGGCGAAGTAACCGATACGCGCATTCTCCGCCCATTTTATTTCGCCGGCATCGGTGGTCAATTCGCCCACCAGGCAACGCAACAAGGTGGTTTTGCCCAGACCATTGGAGCCGATAATCGCAACCCGTTCGCCCGCTTCGACATGCAAGCGCAGTTTATGAAACAGGCGCAGATCGCCAAAGGATTTGCTCAGGTCCTTCCCATCCAGGGCATTGCGATAGAGTTTGCGTTCCTGATGAAAGACCAGATAGGGATTTTGCCGACTGGAAGGCTTCACTTCTTCAAGCTGGATTTTCTCTAACTGACGGGCGCGGGAAGTCGCCTGCTTGGCCTTGGAGGCATTGGCGGAGAAGCGACTCACAAAGCCTTGCAACTCGGCCATCTTCTCCTTTTTCTTGTCATTGTCGGCGAGCAATTGATCCCGCACCAGGGTTGAAGCCTGCATATATTCATCATAATTGCCGGGATAAATGCGTAACTCGCCATAATCCAGGTCAGCCATGTGGGTACAGACGCTATTCAGAAAATGGCGGTCATGGGAGATGATGATGACGGTGCTGTTGATGTTGCTGATGAGTTCTTCCAGCCACTGGATGGTATGAATGTCGAGGTTATTGGTCGGCTCGTCCAGCAGCAGAATATCGGGGTCGGCGAAAAGCGCCTGCGCCAGCAATACTCGCAGTTTCCAGCCGGGGGATACCGCCGACATCAATCCGCTGTGCTGCGCCAGCGGAATACCCACACCACTCAGCAACTCCCCGGCCCGGGACTCGGCCGCGTAGCCGCCCAACTCGGCAAACTCCACCTCCACATGCGCCACCGCCATCCCTTCTTCGTCGGTCATCTCCGGCAGGGCATAGAGGCGATCGCGTTCCTGCTTGATGCGCCAGAGCTCGGCGTGACCCATGATCACCGTGTCCAGTACGGTACAGTCTTCAAAGGCAAACTGATCCTGCCGCAGTTTGCCGAGACGCTCGCCGCTGCTCAGGCTGACGTGTCCGGAGCTGGGCTCCAGATCGCCGCCGAGAATCTTCATCAGCGTCGTCTTGCCGCTGCCGTTGGCACCGATAAGGCCATAGCGGTTGCCATTGCCAAACTCGACGGAGACGTTTTCAAAGAGGGCCTTGGCCCCGAATTGCATGGTGAGGTTGGCGGTGCTGAGCAAGATTGACTCCGAAAGGGCGGCAAACGAGGGCTGATAACGGGCGCGATGATAGCACTGATTCGCTTGGCGCGTCCTACCCTTCGTGGCGTAAGGTGGTGGACTAACTTGACAGATTCACTCAGCTTCCCGTACCTTGCCCAGTGAATCGTTATAAACGCTAGGGGCGTCCACGTCGTGGGCTGAGAGGTACCCTTGGAACCTGATCCGGGTCATGCCGGCGTAGGGAAGCGCGACTGCAGCATGCCTGTCCGCATCTTCCGCCCGCATCCTGATTTTGTTCCGCAGCAATCGGATAAATTTTTAGGAGGAATGACTGATGGCTACCCGTCCCACGGATATGGTGAATACTATGCAGGACGCAGCGGTAACCTGCGGCCCGATTCCCGGCTCACACAAGCGTTACCTCGGTGGCGTGCGTTTCCCGGAATTGCGCATCCCCTTGCGGGAGATTCCGCAGAACGACTCCCGGAGGCGGGACGGCAGCCTCGAAGTCAATCCCGCCATCCCGGTCTATGATTGCAGCGGTCCCTACACCGACCCCGACGTGGTCATCGATATTCATGCGGGCCTGCCCGCGATGCGCTGGCAATGGTCGCCGACGGATACCGCCATAGAAAGCCGCCCCGAGCCCAGTTCCGCCTACGGTCGCGCCCGTCTGGCGGATGTCCGCACGGCGGATCTGCGTTTTCATCATCGCCGCGAGATTCGCCGGGCGGCCAACGGCGGCAACGTCTCCCAGATGCACTATGCGCGGCGCGGTATCATTACCCCTGAGATGGAGTTCGTCGCCATCCGTGAGAATCAGGGTTTGGAGCAACTGCGTGCCAGCCATCCGGCGCTGTTCCGCGCCCATCGCGGCGAGTCCTTCGGCGCGCAGATCCCCGATACCGTTACCCCGGAATTCGTGCGCGACGAAATCGCCCGGGGCCGCGCCATCATCCCCGCCAATATCAATCACCCGGAACTGGAGCCGATGATTATCGGCCGCAATTTCCTGGTGAAGATCAA
This sequence is a window from Acidithiobacillus ferridurans. Protein-coding genes within it:
- a CDS encoding SWIM zinc finger family protein, giving the protein MPTNNDWMNWHRDASAMPTLGTYGYEDIRRWVGDLEIRKAQPYQKSISHLEQRGSTDLSALVQGTARTPYRVDIHLSQGHLVTLCTCPVGSRCKHVTAVLLALLAGRSHTAPTPAPALRPHVMQWLSELRSHLDPPKPKPPTTTHTLYWLLELNSRHHHGPVLSCRKARLNKNGECTGLTPWYNFEGALRRPPSFIDEADQRALRRLLLEDPYASQTGEFDLGPRHGAAALAILAGTGRLFANSPANPSLRLGDNRPGMLVWKISRGGEQYPTLETTPPATSFLHLDATWYLDGETGDIGPIETDLPTTVLRDLLQAPPLNAQEAILLREMLEQAVPGLPAPVADPGQGLREIEAPLQALLWCDTLALLGIQAHRNYPGQWSPTCRFDYAQPTLVYGPARVAVDDDSAIQTLDNGEMVRIKRDRTAEKQALQALGKTGLKAASAGLFHSLSPLPHLIYGLDSEADWNGFMSTGVETLREQGWEVRWPDGFRHYFLQVDEWDVQVDGAEEGWLGLDVGIVVDGKRLALPPCSAPSSPVIRAG
- a CDS encoding phosphomannomutase; this translates as MVAFGTSGLRGLVVDLSDKVVYVHTQAFLRYLAEIGEFHAGDAVILGGDLRPSTPRMLAAAWAAVLAGGGQPRFAGYLPSPALAFAGLAVGVPSLMVTGSHIPFDRNGIKFNRPHGELMKADEAGILRQDMTVDTALFDAADALRKPAVLPAADPHWLALYQQRYLDFFGTDSLAGWRLGVYQHSGVARDLLVTLLESLGAEVLPLGRSADFVALDTEALRPEDTVLAQRAVAEYHLDALLTTDGDADRPMIADHEGRWWRGDVLGILTAHALGAHTVVTPVSSNTALELSGFFPEILRTRIGSPYVIEAMQAALQEGLMPVCGYEANGGFLLGSPLTRDGRTLAPLPTRDAILPMLTVLAAAQDRGVPLAALLADLPPRHTASDRLQNFPSALSRRHLDTFRGDDKAANLVAFNTAFGEIAGAAQHMDLTDGIRVTLAPGGIIHLRPSGNAPELRCYTEADSPEQAETMLRKALEVMNGWRA
- a CDS encoding ATP-binding cassette domain-containing protein gives rise to the protein MTLFDWMCQWRGERDDDQVIRGVLGRLLFGQDQVNRSVKVLSGGEKGRMLFGKLTLQKPNVLILDEPTNHLDMESIESLNSALEKYDGTLLFVSHDREFVSSLATRIIEFTPRGIQDFKGTYEDYLRSQGMG
- a CDS encoding ATP-binding cassette domain-containing protein, whose amino-acid sequence is MLSTANLTMQFGAKALFENVSVEFGNGNRYGLIGANGSGKTTLMKILGGDLEPSSGHVSLSSGERLGKLRQDQFAFEDCTVLDTVIMGHAELWRIKQERDRLYALPEMTDEEGMAVAHVEVEFAELGGYAAESRAGELLSGVGIPLAQHSGLMSAVSPGWKLRVLLAQALFADPDILLLDEPTNNLDIHTIQWLEELISNINSTVIIISHDRHFLNSVCTHMADLDYGELRIYPGNYDEYMQASTLVRDQLLADNDKKKEKMAELQGFVSRFSANASKAKQATSRARQLEKIQLEEVKPSSRQNPYLVFHQERKLYRNALDGKDLSKSFGDLRLFHKLRLHVEAGERVAIIGSNGLGKTTLLRCLVGELTTDAGEIKWAENARIGYFAQDYAPNLRRI